From the Mycoplasmatota bacterium genome, one window contains:
- a CDS encoding beta-galactosidase has translation MSIVIKGKKIYINGEPTLIQAGEIHYYRLKQSEWQKRIDDLKSTGMNAVASYIPWLCHEEEENQFDFEGKTHEELNLIKFLKMVEENGLYFIARPGPFVMAEMKNDGIPYWVREKYPHLIPKTWDGNKATTVTLDYLNEDFLHVVKKWYGKVIPLLKEYSINEGGNLIACQLDNEIGMLSWVSNNPDLTDTVLQAFRTYLRDKYENPCQYYDFINEDFSIFVEKIRKPEESYVTNLHVDLGEYMRIRTIQYVNILKEYAEMFGLKDIPFLINIHGTGGGRAMTYPIGISQLYKTYHQDNSFIAGSDVYFDDLTVPRLVDSYMANILTNCVNNEDQPLTSLEFNAGSNNFGDDYGGRVRASSNNLRVRLFIAQGNRLLNYYLFNGGTNYRFNKKRNDGNDRIATTGEEHGYAAPIGPKGEKTYLFDKLSQATKLVNTYKDKLASAVVLHDTISFAFIPDYFMTEFSYPKSQKIRKIHDNIARNRANFAWDSVCRAMLLLNYQFNAVNIQDNEIDSKHTKVLILPSSLYMAKKIQEKIVKYLASGGKVLLYGEVPMYDLEGNACSILANVLGVKFNKVITDNQSHYIPSVECANFLKGLKAYHVYYNLAYHLTKGHPILKLYDTDETVGFEINNSSGHLIGITCQYPCHLDAFERIFNRFGIQNRVRHTDSYHGVYILSTKNEIEEKFIHVLNLDDVKKKVQIIEDDEVLFEGNRIEIEENDGLLLPMNMKLKQAHIYYSTNEIIEFDEDTITFRLTGSQLVCKLKSNRRIMPGPFKIHYENDYIYIFKESRLYNEHTLVVQFK, from the coding sequence ATGTCCATCGTTATAAAAGGTAAGAAAATATATATAAATGGTGAGCCAACACTTATTCAAGCAGGAGAAATTCACTACTACAGATTAAAACAAAGTGAATGGCAAAAAAGAATTGATGATTTAAAAAGCACAGGGATGAATGCGGTAGCATCGTATATCCCTTGGCTTTGTCATGAAGAAGAAGAAAATCAATTTGACTTTGAAGGAAAAACACATGAAGAGTTAAATTTAATTAAATTCCTAAAAATGGTAGAAGAGAATGGATTATATTTTATCGCAAGACCAGGTCCATTTGTCATGGCAGAGATGAAAAATGATGGAATTCCTTATTGGGTAAGAGAAAAATATCCACATCTAATCCCAAAAACTTGGGATGGGAATAAGGCTACAACCGTTACCCTTGATTACTTAAATGAGGATTTTCTACACGTTGTAAAAAAATGGTATGGAAAAGTTATTCCTTTATTAAAAGAATATTCGATTAATGAAGGTGGAAATCTAATCGCTTGCCAATTAGATAATGAAATTGGAATGTTGTCATGGGTAAGTAATAATCCTGATTTAACTGATACTGTTTTACAAGCATTTAGAACATATCTTAGGGATAAATATGAAAATCCATGTCAATATTATGATTTTATTAATGAAGATTTTTCAATATTTGTTGAAAAAATCCGCAAACCTGAAGAGTCATATGTAACTAATTTACATGTTGATTTAGGGGAATATATGCGGATAAGAACGATACAGTATGTGAATATATTAAAAGAATATGCAGAAATGTTTGGTTTAAAGGATATTCCATTTTTAATAAATATTCATGGGACTGGTGGAGGTCGCGCAATGACCTACCCCATTGGAATATCCCAATTATATAAAACTTATCACCAAGATAATTCATTTATTGCTGGAAGCGATGTTTATTTTGATGATTTAACCGTGCCAAGACTTGTTGATAGTTATATGGCTAATATTTTAACTAATTGTGTAAATAATGAGGATCAACCGTTAACTTCATTAGAATTTAATGCAGGAAGTAATAATTTTGGTGATGATTATGGTGGAAGAGTAAGAGCTAGTTCAAATAATCTTCGTGTAAGATTATTCATTGCCCAAGGCAATCGCTTGCTTAATTATTATTTATTTAATGGAGGCACCAATTATCGTTTTAATAAAAAACGCAATGATGGAAATGACCGTATCGCAACAACAGGTGAAGAACATGGATATGCCGCTCCAATCGGACCAAAAGGTGAAAAGACGTATTTATTTGATAAACTAAGTCAAGCAACAAAACTTGTTAATACCTACAAAGACAAGTTAGCAAGTGCCGTTGTTTTACATGATACAATCAGTTTTGCATTTATTCCTGATTACTTTATGACGGAGTTTAGTTATCCTAAGAGTCAAAAAATACGAAAAATTCATGATAATATTGCTCGTAATCGAGCTAATTTTGCTTGGGATAGTGTGTGTCGAGCAATGTTATTGTTAAATTATCAATTTAATGCAGTTAATATTCAAGATAATGAAATTGATAGTAAGCATACAAAAGTCTTAATATTACCATCTAGTCTATATATGGCTAAAAAGATTCAAGAAAAAATAGTGAAATACTTAGCCTCAGGAGGAAAAGTTTTACTTTATGGAGAAGTTCCAATGTATGATTTAGAAGGTAATGCCTGCTCTATCTTAGCTAATGTATTAGGTGTTAAGTTTAACAAAGTCATCACAGATAACCAATCTCATTATATCCCATCGGTAGAATGTGCTAACTTTTTGAAAGGATTAAAAGCCTATCATGTCTATTATAATTTAGCTTATCATTTAACCAAGGGACATCCGATTCTAAAGTTATATGATACTGATGAAACAGTTGGATTTGAAATCAATAATTCAAGTGGTCATTTAATTGGTATTACTTGTCAATATCCTTGTCATTTAGATGCTTTCGAACGCATCTTTAACAGATTTGGTATTCAAAATAGAGTAAGACATACCGATTCCTATCATGGGGTATATATATTATCGACTAAAAATGAGATAGAAGAAAAATTCATCCATGTTTTAAATTTAGATGATGTTAAAAAGAAAGTCCAAATAATTGAAGACGATGAAGTTTTATTTGAAGGAAATAGAATTGAAATTGAAGAAAATGATGGGTTACTTTTACCAATGAATATGAAATTAAAACAAGCTCATATTTATTATTCAACCAATGAAATTATTGAATTTGATGAAGATACCATTACCTTTAGATTAACAGGTAGTCAATTAGTTTGTAAGTTAAAATCAAATCGTAGGATTATGCCGGGACCGTTTAAAATTCATTATGAAAATGATTATATTTATATATTTAAAGAATCTAGACTTTACAATGAACATACATTGGTTGTACAATTTAAATAA
- a CDS encoding LacI family DNA-binding transcriptional regulator, whose amino-acid sequence MATLKDIAQKSGFSISTVSYALNDHSSIPEETKKKIWEVAKEVNYYPNASARNLKKNHTDVVGVFISGFEGPAYHQVLDGINIALTNTPYTLFVLNGREAKKMAYQRQVDIAITFDDTISDEDLIGIADSGTPVLTLDRILNHKNMYHHIINNQLGMLLITNYLLEQGYQKFAYLSGPVLSHDSNNRYKSFLDVLKSHHIDFDETKYKFIGEFTIQSGYQSFMDIYKKTGLDFEVLVCGNDEMAIGAIQAANDLGIKIPEDLSITGFDNILLTEYFSPRITTIAIDRVNWGKEVAKLAMNILNNKYVNNDTYEEISLIIGATTKS is encoded by the coding sequence ATGGCTACCTTAAAAGATATTGCTCAAAAATCCGGTTTTTCGATATCAACTGTATCATATGCACTAAATGATCATAGTAGTATACCTGAAGAAACGAAAAAGAAAATATGGGAAGTTGCGAAGGAAGTTAATTATTATCCAAATGCTTCTGCCCGAAACTTAAAAAAGAATCATACAGATGTAGTGGGCGTTTTTATTAGTGGTTTTGAAGGACCTGCTTATCATCAAGTGTTAGATGGAATCAATATTGCCCTAACGAATACACCTTATACGTTATTTGTATTAAATGGAAGAGAAGCAAAGAAAATGGCTTATCAACGTCAAGTTGATATCGCAATTACGTTTGATGATACAATATCAGATGAAGATTTAATAGGAATTGCTGATTCAGGGACACCAGTATTAACCTTAGACCGCATTTTAAATCATAAAAATATGTACCATCATATTATAAATAACCAATTGGGTATGTTACTTATCACGAATTATTTATTAGAACAAGGATATCAAAAATTTGCTTATTTAAGTGGGCCAGTCTTATCACATGATAGTAATAATCGTTATAAAAGTTTTTTAGATGTCTTAAAAAGTCATCATATCGATTTTGATGAAACAAAATATAAATTTATTGGTGAATTTACGATTCAAAGTGGTTACCAATCTTTTATGGATATTTATAAAAAAACAGGATTAGATTTTGAAGTATTAGTATGTGGTAATGATGAGATGGCAATTGGAGCCATTCAAGCAGCTAATGATTTAGGTATAAAAATTCCAGAAGATTTATCAATTACCGGTTTTGATAATATTTTATTAACAGAATATTTTTCTCCTAGAATTACAACCATAGCGATTGATAGGGTTAATTGGGGAAAAGAAGTAGCGAAACTCGCTATGAATATATTAAATAATAAATATGTAAACAATGATACTTATGAAGAAATTTCCTTAATAATTGGGGCAACAACGAAAAGCTGA